One region of Pseudomonas sp. B21-040 genomic DNA includes:
- the aruF gene encoding arginine/ornithine succinyltransferase subunit alpha, with the protein MLVMRPAQMADLGEVQRLAADSPIGVTSLPDDVERLSDKIAASEASFSAEVSFNGEESYFFVLEDTATGKLVGCSAIVASAGYSEPFYSFRNETFVHASRELKIHNKIHVLSQCHDLTGNSLLTSFYVQRELVGSPWAELNSRGRLLFVASHPERFADSVVTEIVGYSDENGDSPFWDAIGRNFFDLNYAEAERLCGLKSRTFLAELMPHYPIYVPLLPDSAQEAMGQVHPRAQITFDILMREGFETDHYIDIFDGGPTLHARVTGIRSIAQSRVVPVKIGEPVKGAGRQYLVANAQLQDYRAVLLELDYAPGKPVTLDLEAAEALGVGEGASVRLVAV; encoded by the coding sequence ATGCTGGTGATGCGCCCCGCGCAAATGGCTGATCTGGGCGAGGTACAGCGTCTGGCTGCGGATAGCCCGATTGGTGTCACTTCCTTGCCGGATGACGTTGAACGCCTGAGCGACAAGATCGCGGCAAGCGAAGCCTCGTTTTCTGCCGAAGTCAGCTTCAACGGTGAAGAGAGCTATTTCTTCGTCCTCGAAGACACCGCCACCGGCAAACTGGTCGGTTGTTCGGCCATCGTTGCTTCGGCGGGTTATTCCGAGCCGTTCTACAGCTTCCGTAATGAAACCTTCGTGCACGCTTCCCGCGAGCTGAAGATTCATAACAAGATCCACGTGCTCTCCCAATGCCACGACCTGACCGGCAACAGTTTGCTGACCAGTTTCTACGTACAGCGCGAGCTGGTGGGGTCGCCTTGGGCCGAACTCAATTCCCGTGGCCGCCTGCTGTTCGTGGCCAGCCATCCGGAGCGCTTCGCCGACTCCGTGGTGACCGAGATCGTTGGCTACAGCGATGAAAACGGTGACTCGCCATTCTGGGATGCCATCGGCCGTAACTTCTTCGACCTCAACTACGCTGAAGCCGAGCGCCTGTGTGGCCTCAAGAGCCGTACGTTCCTGGCCGAGCTGATGCCGCATTACCCGATCTATGTGCCGCTGCTGCCGGACTCCGCTCAAGAGGCGATGGGCCAGGTGCACCCACGGGCGCAGATCACTTTCGACATCCTGATGCGCGAAGGTTTCGAGACTGATCACTACATCGATATTTTCGACGGCGGCCCGACCTTGCACGCCCGTGTGACGGGGATCCGTTCGATCGCCCAGAGCCGCGTCGTGCCGGTGAAAATCGGCGAGCCGGTCAAAGGTGCCGGTCGTCAGTATCTGGTGGCCAATGCCCAATTGCAGGATTACCGCGCCGTGTTGCTTGAGCTCGATTACGCGCCCGGCAAACCGGTAACCCTGGACCTGGAAGCGGCCGAAGCCCTGGGAGTCGGCGAAGGTGCCAGCGTGCGCCTGGTGGCGGTTTAA
- a CDS encoding aspartate aminotransferase family protein: MSVEHAAVQRADFDQVMVPNYAPAAFIPVRGAGSRVWDQSGRELIDFAGGIAVNVLGHAHPALVGALTEQANKLWHVSNVFTNEPALRLAHKLIDATFAERVFFCNSGAEANEAAFKLARRVAFDRYGSEKYEIIAALNSFHGRTLFTVNVGGQSKYSDGFGPKITGITHVPYNDLAALKAAISDKTCAVVLEPIQGEGGVLPAELAYLQGARELCTEHNALLVFDEVQTGMGRSGKLFAYQHYGVTPDILTSAKSLGGGFPIAAMLTTEDLAKHLVVGTHGTTYGGNPLACAVAEAVIDVINTPEVLAGVNAKHDKFKARLEQIGEKYGLFTQVRGLGLLIGCVLSDAWKGKAKDIFNAAEREGLMILQAGPDVIRFAPSLVVEDADIDAGLDRFERAAAKLTQA, encoded by the coding sequence ATGTCCGTTGAGCACGCTGCGGTACAACGCGCCGATTTCGACCAGGTAATGGTTCCCAACTACGCGCCTGCCGCTTTCATCCCCGTGCGTGGTGCCGGTTCCCGCGTCTGGGACCAGTCTGGCCGCGAGCTGATCGACTTCGCCGGCGGAATTGCCGTTAACGTATTGGGCCACGCACACCCTGCGCTGGTCGGTGCCTTGACCGAGCAGGCGAACAAGCTGTGGCACGTGTCCAACGTGTTCACCAATGAGCCGGCCCTGCGCCTGGCGCATAAGCTGATCGACGCTACCTTTGCTGAGCGCGTGTTCTTCTGTAACTCCGGCGCCGAAGCCAACGAGGCCGCTTTCAAGCTGGCCCGTCGGGTCGCCTTCGATCGCTACGGCAGCGAGAAGTACGAAATCATCGCCGCGCTGAACAGTTTCCACGGCCGTACCCTGTTCACTGTGAACGTCGGTGGCCAGTCGAAGTACTCCGACGGCTTCGGTCCGAAAATCACCGGCATCACCCACGTGCCTTACAACGATCTGGCGGCTTTGAAAGCGGCCATTTCCGACAAGACCTGCGCCGTTGTGCTGGAACCGATCCAGGGTGAGGGCGGCGTATTGCCGGCCGAACTGGCTTACCTGCAAGGCGCCCGCGAACTGTGCACCGAGCACAATGCGCTGCTGGTGTTCGACGAAGTGCAAACCGGTATGGGCCGCAGCGGCAAGCTGTTCGCCTACCAGCACTACGGCGTGACCCCGGACATCCTGACCAGTGCCAAGAGCCTGGGCGGCGGTTTCCCGATCGCAGCCATGCTGACCACCGAAGACCTGGCCAAACACCTGGTCGTCGGCACCCACGGCACCACCTATGGCGGTAACCCGCTGGCGTGTGCGGTTGCTGAAGCGGTGATCGACGTGATCAACACGCCTGAAGTGCTGGCCGGCGTCAACGCCAAGCACGACAAGTTCAAGGCACGCCTGGAGCAGATTGGCGAGAAGTACGGCCTGTTCACTCAGGTCCGTGGCCTGGGTCTGCTGATCGGTTGCGTGCTGAGCGATGCCTGGAAGGGCAAGGCCAAGGACATCTTCAACGCCGCCGAGCGTGAAGGCCTGATGATTCTGCAAGCCGGCCCGGACGTGATTCGTTTCGCCCCGAGCCTGGTGGTTGAAGACGCCGATATCGATGCCGGCCTGGACCGCTTCGAACGTGCTGCTGCGAAGTTGACTCAAGCCTGA